TGCTCCGCCACCGTGGTCTCCGACCCGGCCAACCCCGGCCGCAGCAACCTCGTCTACACCGCCGCGCACTGCCTGCACGACGGCAAGGGCGGCGGCTGGCTGAAGAACCTGGTCTTCGTGCCCGCCTTCAACCGGGACGGCCAGGCCGCCCACGGCAAGCCGTACGCCGACCGGCAGGCCGCCCCGTACGGCCGGTGGACGGCGGTGCGCGCGCTGGTGTCGCCGACCTGGCTGCAGGAGAGCGGCGTCGGGGCCCACAACCAGTTCGACTACGGGATCCTCCGGGTGCGCGGCGAGGACGACTCCGGCAGGTCCCTGGAGGAGACGGTCAGCGGCGCCGTCCCGATCTGGTTCAACGCCCCGCGCGACCAGATCACCTCGGCCGCCGCCTACGGCTACCCGGCCGAGCGGCCCTTCGACGGCATGGAGCTGGACCACTGCGACTCGCCCGTCGCACCCGCCCGGCTCTCCTTCGACCGGACCCGCCCGCCGCTGTACGTGATCGGCTGCTCGATGACGGCGGGCTCCAGCGGCGGCGGCTGGTTCATCACCAAGGACGGCAAGCCCAACCTGATCAGCGTCGGCGCGGTCGGCAACCGCAACCCGGCCGGCTACCAGGCCGGACCGGCCCTGCAGGACCAGGCGAAGCAGGCCTTCGACTACTTCGCCAAGAACGTCAGGTAGCTTCCCCAACGCTCCCCCTACGCAGGAGCTCCCCCATGCAGGAAGGGCCCCCGGGACTGTTCCCGGGGGCCCTTCCCACGCCTTCGGCGTCGATTCTCGATCAGCCCTGCAGGGCCACCGCGAAGTACTCCAGCTCCGCCGCCAACTCGGCCGGCACCTTGGCGTGCAGCAGCGTGCCCTCGCCGGTGTGCTCGGCGGAGAGCAGCTCGCCCTCCGCGTGCACCCGGGAGACCAGCCCGCCCTGGGTGTAGGGCACCAGTGCCCGCACCTCGACCGCCGGACGCGGCAGCTCGTCGTCGATGAGCTGCAGCAGCTCCTCGATGCCCGCGCCGCTGCGGGCCGACACCACGATGGCGTGCGGCTCGCGACGCAGCAGGCGCTGCAGCACGTGCGGGTCGGCGGCGTCCGCCTTGTTGATCACCACGATCTCCGGCACGTTCTGCGCGTCGACCGAGACGATGACCTCGCGGACGGCGGCCAGCTGCGTCTCCGGCTCGGGGTGCGAGCCGTCCACCACGTGCAGGATGAGGTCCGCGTCGGCGACCTCCTCCATGGTCGAGCGGAAGGCCTCGACCAGGTGGTGCGGCAGGTGCCGGACGAATCCGACCGTGTCGGCCAGGGTGTAGACCCGCCCGCTCGGGGTCTGGGCCCGGCGCACGGTCGGGTCCAGGGTGGCGAACAGCGCGTTCTCCACCAGTACGCCCGCGCCGGTGAGCCGGTTGAGCAGGGAGGACTTGCCGGCGTTGGTGTATCCGGCGATGGCCACGGACGGCACCTGGTGGCGCTTGCGCTCCTGGCGCTTGGTGTCGCGGCCCTTCTTCATGTCGGCGATCTCCTTGCGGAGCTTCGCCATCTTCTCGCGGATCCGGCGCCGGTCGGTCTCGATCTTGGTCTCACCGGGACCACGGGTGGCCATGCCGCCGCCGGACGAGCCGGAGCCACCACCACCCATCTGCCGGGAGAGCGACTGACCCCAGCCGCGCAGCCGCGGCAGCATGTACTGCATCTGGGCGAGCGAGACCTGCGCCTTGCCCTCACGGGACTTGGCGTGCTGGGCGAAGATGTCCAGGATCAGGGCCGTCCGGTCGACGACCTTGACCTTGACCACGTCCTCCAGCTGGATCAGCTGGCCGGGGGTGAGCTCACCGTCGCAGACCACGGTGTCGGCGCCGCTGGCGGCGACGATGTCGCGCAGCTCCTTCGCCTTGCCGGAGCCGATGTAGGTGGCCGCGTCGGGCTTGTCACGGCGCTGGATGACGCCGTCCAGCACCTCGGAGCCGGCCGTCTCGGCGAGCGCGGCGAGCTCCGCCATCGAGTTCTCCGCCTCCTCCAGCGTGCCGTCCGTCCAGACGCCGACGAGAACCACGCGCTCCAGGCGGAGCTGGCGGTACTCGACCTCGGTGACGTCCTGGAGCTCGGTGGAGAGGCCGACGACACGGCGCAGGGCGGCTCGCTCGCTGCGGTCGTACTGGTCGCCGTCGTAATGGTGGTCGAGGTCCTCGTCGATGGCCGCGAGGTCCTCGTCCATGAGGGCTTCCGCCCGCAGACCGTCGAGGCGGCGCGTGGCGTCGGCGTGGTCGCGGGTGTCGAACGTGGAGGTCATTCTGTCCTTTGGCTCGCTGGTACGGGTGGCCTTCGGGGACCGTCGGAGCGGTCCCGTAAGGAGTCTGCCCAGCTGCCGACCCGGCTATCGTCCGGGCGGGGTGAGCTACCCCTCGGGTCCTCAAGCGCCACCGGGCTCCTGTGCCCCGATAACGCCGCGGACCGGCCGTGAATTCCCCATGATGGTCGCACGCCCGGCCCGGGCCGGTCATCCCCATTTACCGGCCGCCCACGTCCCGACGGACGGCCGCCCCCGTCCCGGCGGACGACCGCCCACGTCAGCCCGCCCGGAACCAGGCCGGAACCGAGCCGGAACCTAGCCGACCTCCGGGGCGTGCGGCCGGCTCACGTCGTACACCCCGGAGACCCGCAGCATCGCCCGCATCAGCCCGGGCAGCGCGCCCGGCTCGGGCAGCTCCACGGTGTAGGTGTGCCGGACCCTGGACTCCTGCGGCGGCTCGACCTCGGCCGAGACGATGCCGACGCCCTCGGCGGAGATCGCCGCGGTGAGGTCGGCGAGCAGCCGGGGCCGGTTCAGCGCCTCCGCCCGCAGGGTGGCCCGGTGCCCGTCCGCCGGGGCGTCCTGCGGCTGCCAGTGGACCTCCAGCGCGTCCCGGCCGTCCGCCCGCATCCGCTCCCCCGCCGGGCAGCCGGTGCGGTGCACGGCCACCGCGCCGCCGCGGATCGGGTAGCCCGCCACCGCGTCCGGCGGCACCGGCGTGCAGCAGCGCGCCAGCCGTACGGCCGCCCCGGGCCGGCCGGCCACCGTGACCGGGGTGGCCCGCTTCTCGGCGGCCCGCCGTCCGGGCCCGGACGGCCGACCGGTCCGGGCGGGCTGACCGGGCTGGCCGGGCTGGCCGGGCGGAGTGGCCGCCGGGCCGGTCCGGACCGCCGGCAGCCGGGCCGGTGGGTCGGCCAGCCAGCGTTCGATGGCCAGCCGGGCGGCGGGGGTACGGGCGTGGGCCAGCCACTCGGGGGCGGGGCCGGAGGGCTGCCCGCCGCCGGCCGGAAGGGTCTCGGTGAGCACCGCGATCTGGTCGCCGTCCTCCAGCACGGTGGAGAGCGCGCTGAGCCGCCCGTTGACCCGGACGCCGATACATCGGTGGCCGGTCTCCTCG
The genomic region above belongs to Streptomyces sp. 1331.2 and contains:
- a CDS encoding trypsin-like serine peptidase — encoded protein: MPRTTSRGRRTGTAGAALLAALALAATACGPDGPARPAAPPPALPKSAPTSLGDLTGWKLEDWTKYVADSGFAEDAAPGAWSAARMDAAKPRPTPEYSLTGPAAPGVERDPAPTAVPAQPQPHPYGLPAAVVGRLFMTTPQGDAACSATVVSDPANPGRSNLVYTAAHCLHDGKGGGWLKNLVFVPAFNRDGQAAHGKPYADRQAAPYGRWTAVRALVSPTWLQESGVGAHNQFDYGILRVRGEDDSGRSLEETVSGAVPIWFNAPRDQITSAAAYGYPAERPFDGMELDHCDSPVAPARLSFDRTRPPLYVIGCSMTAGSSGGGWFITKDGKPNLISVGAVGNRNPAGYQAGPALQDQAKQAFDYFAKNVR
- the hflX gene encoding GTPase HflX, which encodes MTSTFDTRDHADATRRLDGLRAEALMDEDLAAIDEDLDHHYDGDQYDRSERAALRRVVGLSTELQDVTEVEYRQLRLERVVLVGVWTDGTLEEAENSMAELAALAETAGSEVLDGVIQRRDKPDAATYIGSGKAKELRDIVAASGADTVVCDGELTPGQLIQLEDVVKVKVVDRTALILDIFAQHAKSREGKAQVSLAQMQYMLPRLRGWGQSLSRQMGGGGSGSSGGGMATRGPGETKIETDRRRIREKMAKLRKEIADMKKGRDTKRQERKRHQVPSVAIAGYTNAGKSSLLNRLTGAGVLVENALFATLDPTVRRAQTPSGRVYTLADTVGFVRHLPHHLVEAFRSTMEEVADADLILHVVDGSHPEPETQLAAVREVIVSVDAQNVPEIVVINKADAADPHVLQRLLRREPHAIVVSARSGAGIEELLQLIDDELPRPAVEVRALVPYTQGGLVSRVHAEGELLSAEHTGEGTLLHAKVPAELAAELEYFAVALQG